One Glutamicibacter mishrai genomic window carries:
- a CDS encoding branched-chain amino acid aminotransferase: protein MEFTENLSTSRKSDQERASVLANPGFGDFFTDHTTVVDWTANEGGQGGEWHDARIEPYGPIAMDPAASVLHYGQEIFEGLKAYRHADGSVWTFRPRANAARLNKSAQRLALPQLDEDVFVESLKKLVATDIDWVPTGDGEALYLRPFMIATEAFLGVRAAREVSYRVIASPAGNYFGGELKPVAIWVSKNYARAGRGGTGSAKCGGNYAASLVAQLEAEENGCKQVLFLDSFNDNAVEELGGMNVFFVTKDNKLVTPALTGTILEGVTRSSVIQLAKDRGIEVEERKITLDEWRDGIASGDITEVFACGTAAVITPIGVLKNGDELIGDENAPAGEVTMSIREELLGIQLGTVEDRHGWLERLA, encoded by the coding sequence ATGGAATTCACCGAAAATCTTTCAACGAGTCGCAAGAGCGACCAAGAGCGCGCCAGCGTTCTGGCTAACCCTGGTTTCGGGGACTTCTTCACTGACCACACCACTGTCGTTGACTGGACCGCCAACGAAGGCGGCCAGGGTGGCGAATGGCATGACGCCCGTATTGAGCCTTATGGGCCAATCGCCATGGATCCAGCTGCTTCGGTGCTGCACTACGGCCAGGAAATTTTTGAAGGCTTGAAGGCTTACCGCCACGCTGACGGGTCCGTGTGGACGTTCCGCCCACGCGCCAACGCTGCTCGCTTGAACAAGTCTGCCCAGCGTCTTGCGCTGCCACAGCTGGATGAGGATGTCTTTGTTGAGTCTCTGAAGAAGCTCGTGGCCACTGACATTGACTGGGTGCCAACCGGAGACGGCGAAGCCCTGTACCTGCGCCCATTCATGATTGCTACCGAAGCCTTCCTCGGTGTGCGAGCAGCTCGCGAAGTTTCCTACCGTGTCATTGCTTCGCCTGCAGGCAACTACTTCGGTGGCGAGCTCAAGCCCGTCGCTATTTGGGTATCGAAGAATTACGCCCGTGCGGGACGTGGTGGCACCGGTTCAGCCAAGTGCGGCGGCAACTATGCTGCATCCTTGGTGGCGCAGCTGGAGGCTGAAGAAAACGGCTGCAAGCAGGTTCTGTTCCTGGACTCCTTTAACGACAACGCAGTTGAAGAACTGGGCGGCATGAATGTTTTCTTTGTCACCAAGGACAACAAGTTGGTTACCCCTGCTTTGACTGGCACCATCCTTGAAGGCGTTACCCGTTCATCCGTTATTCAGCTTGCCAAGGACCGTGGCATCGAAGTTGAAGAACGCAAGATCACCCTGGACGAATGGCGTGATGGAATTGCCTCCGGCGATATCACCGAGGTCTTCGCCTGCGGTACCGCGGCAGTGATCACGCCAATCGGTGTTTTGAAGAACGGCGATGAGCTCATTGGTGACGAAAATGCACCGGCTGGCGAAGTGACCATGTCCATTCGTGAGGAACTGCTGGGCATCCAGCTGGGAACTGTTGAAGATCGACACGGCTGGCTTGAGCGTTTGGCATAG
- a CDS encoding GTPase — MAERKVVRAVNGLNQQIDSVIGAMELAEPYLDPDSIDLAASVIRKSESRRKLSSEHVVVGLFGATGSGKSTLFNALVGQELASTGVIRPTTTNTVAAIWDTAGANELLDWLEVTDRHVIEESAEPRRRSSKKDFDSGLLLLDLPDMDSTRVEHHQIASRLVGQVDFLVWVLDPQKYADASIHHGFLNSLQSQQGNILIVLNQIDRVAESDRKNIVSSLRDTLASSGLERLPIVCASATTGEGLDEVQQQIAAAAKNKAISTRRLRSDVDQVVHHLNGQISVEKVRQPSQMHQSELERTIANAHGAQYIADAVETSYKLRAARRTGWPVTTWLIRLRNDPLQRMNLGRKRDEPELSITSRPELSVAESSAIDHAIDKYVQQSTEELPDSWHEPIREQVGANVEHLDGAVDAAIASTQLGVEKSSWWWPVVKFIQWVSLLAALTGALWLAAYPVAGYFQFDLPSAPRVEGIALPTLVLAIGLLLGIVLGIACSFVNRIVAKVKRRKALRNIERSVSGLVRTAIVEPVDEYLTTYNSYATLITSAAKKAD, encoded by the coding sequence ATGGCGGAACGAAAAGTAGTCCGTGCTGTTAATGGTCTGAATCAGCAGATTGACAGCGTTATCGGCGCCATGGAGCTAGCTGAACCATATCTGGATCCGGACAGCATCGATTTGGCGGCCTCGGTCATCAGGAAATCGGAATCACGTCGAAAGCTATCCTCGGAACACGTGGTTGTGGGTCTCTTTGGCGCAACGGGTAGCGGCAAGTCCACACTCTTCAACGCTCTCGTTGGCCAGGAATTGGCGTCAACAGGGGTGATCCGTCCTACGACGACAAATACAGTAGCTGCCATTTGGGATACAGCAGGCGCCAATGAGCTTCTGGACTGGCTTGAAGTGACAGATCGCCACGTCATTGAAGAGAGCGCAGAGCCTCGACGCCGATCCTCGAAAAAAGACTTTGATTCCGGGCTATTGCTCCTGGATCTGCCGGACATGGATTCGACGCGGGTGGAGCATCATCAGATTGCCTCGCGCCTGGTGGGTCAGGTAGATTTCCTGGTTTGGGTTCTTGATCCCCAGAAGTATGCGGATGCATCCATTCACCATGGTTTTCTCAACTCCTTGCAAAGCCAACAGGGAAATATCCTGATTGTTCTGAACCAGATAGATCGAGTGGCCGAGTCTGACCGCAAGAACATAGTTAGTTCCTTGCGCGATACTCTCGCTTCGTCCGGATTGGAAAGACTTCCGATTGTCTGCGCGTCGGCCACCACCGGAGAAGGGCTGGACGAAGTCCAACAGCAGATCGCTGCTGCCGCGAAAAACAAGGCCATTTCCACGCGCCGGCTCAGGTCTGACGTTGACCAGGTAGTGCACCACCTGAATGGACAAATAAGCGTTGAAAAAGTCCGTCAGCCAAGCCAGATGCATCAATCCGAACTGGAACGAACGATCGCCAATGCTCACGGCGCACAATATATTGCTGACGCAGTAGAGACTTCGTACAAGCTCCGGGCAGCCCGACGCACAGGTTGGCCAGTGACCACCTGGCTGATTCGACTGCGCAATGATCCATTGCAGCGAATGAACTTGGGCCGCAAACGGGACGAACCCGAATTGTCCATCACCTCGCGTCCAGAACTATCCGTGGCAGAATCTTCGGCCATTGACCACGCTATCGATAAGTATGTTCAGCAAAGCACCGAAGAACTGCCTGACAGTTGGCATGAACCAATTCGAGAACAGGTCGGGGCCAATGTCGAGCACCTTGATGGTGCCGTTGATGCCGCTATCGCTAGCACGCAGCTTGGCGTTGAAAAGTCATCATGGTGGTGGCCTGTCGTCAAATTTATCCAGTGGGTCTCATTGTTGGCAGCATTGACCGGTGCGCTTTGGCTTGCTGCTTATCCCGTTGCTGGGTACTTCCAATTCGACTTGCCCTCGGCCCCACGGGTGGAAGGGATCGCGCTTCCCACGCTGGTCTTGGCAATCGGGTTATTGCTGGGTATCGTCCTAGGCATAGCGTGCTCATTCGTCAATCGAATAGTGGCTAAAGTTAAACGTAGGAAGGCGTTAAGGAATATCGAACGTTCAGTATCCGGCTTGGTTCGCACGGCCATCGTTGAACCTGTAGACGAGTATCTGACTACGTATAACAGCTATGCCACCCTTATTACCTCAGCAGCAAAGAAAGCCGACTAG
- a CDS encoding GTPase codes for MESNSDQTKPALSGAAGSANTSDITIGSLTELRGILTDLVFVGNQSSAASESEQLREKTLHQISDYLIPRVSNLGAPLLAVIGGSTGSGKSTLVNSLIGEQISISGAVRPTTRTPVLAFNPVDQPFFESDRVLPELTRVSGGGFAVTGDSSRNEALLMKPHASVPQGLAILDAPDIDSVSDDNRALAGQLLNAADLWIFVTTANRYADALPWELLTDAGVRDITVSVVLNRVPQGAERDIVPDLRRLLSEKNLDPALLHVFNETQLNEEKLLPGEQVEPLLAWLNALAADSTKRQEVAAQTLAGALRRTTADVGELLAELQDQAQQIEDLRQLTKGRFAQAQERINAALNDGSLLRGEILARWQDFVGAGELLRGIEGAIGRVRDRVGAFFSGRPPATHRVEQAIESGLHTVFIAEITKACHDVDRSWKNTPLGQVLRADLVSPRPPKDLDERAADSIRLWQKDILEMIREEGAGKRKTARIAAFGVNGVAVILMVVVFASTAGLTGLEIGIAGGSAVVGQKLLEAIFGEDAVRRMATRARKMLDARAEALIGKSVQLYADGLDHVAQPKAALALNKVTDRLNGKGAK; via the coding sequence ATGGAGTCGAACTCAGATCAGACAAAGCCTGCATTGAGTGGTGCCGCTGGAAGCGCAAATACCAGTGACATCACCATTGGAAGCCTCACGGAATTACGTGGCATACTCACGGATCTTGTTTTCGTCGGTAATCAGTCTTCTGCGGCATCTGAAAGCGAACAGCTGCGCGAAAAGACGCTGCACCAGATATCCGACTATTTAATTCCTCGCGTCTCAAATTTGGGGGCGCCGTTATTGGCCGTGATTGGTGGTTCCACTGGCTCCGGCAAGTCGACACTGGTCAATTCACTCATCGGGGAGCAAATCAGTATTTCCGGCGCTGTCAGGCCAACGACTCGTACTCCTGTCCTCGCATTCAATCCCGTGGATCAGCCCTTCTTCGAATCAGATCGCGTGCTCCCGGAACTCACCCGCGTTTCAGGAGGCGGTTTTGCGGTAACCGGGGATTCGTCTCGAAATGAAGCGCTCTTGATGAAGCCGCACGCGAGCGTACCTCAGGGGCTGGCGATCCTCGATGCGCCGGATATCGACTCAGTATCAGACGATAATCGGGCGCTTGCAGGACAGCTGCTCAACGCCGCTGATTTATGGATTTTTGTAACGACAGCCAACCGGTACGCAGACGCATTGCCGTGGGAACTGTTGACAGATGCCGGTGTCAGGGACATCACCGTTTCCGTCGTACTCAACCGAGTTCCTCAGGGAGCCGAGCGAGATATCGTGCCAGACTTGCGTCGCTTGCTGAGCGAAAAGAATCTGGATCCTGCTCTGCTGCACGTCTTTAACGAGACGCAACTCAACGAAGAGAAACTCCTGCCGGGGGAGCAAGTTGAACCTCTGTTGGCGTGGCTCAATGCATTGGCCGCTGACTCCACCAAGAGGCAAGAGGTCGCTGCGCAAACACTGGCGGGTGCCTTGCGTCGCACCACGGCCGATGTCGGAGAGCTATTGGCCGAATTGCAAGACCAGGCGCAACAGATTGAAGACTTGCGTCAGCTGACCAAAGGGAGATTTGCCCAGGCGCAGGAACGCATCAATGCCGCACTCAACGACGGATCGCTATTACGCGGAGAAATCCTGGCGCGCTGGCAAGATTTTGTTGGAGCAGGGGAGCTGCTTCGCGGGATCGAGGGAGCTATTGGGCGTGTCCGAGACAGGGTGGGCGCTTTCTTTTCCGGCCGGCCACCAGCCACGCATCGTGTTGAGCAAGCTATCGAATCAGGCCTGCATACGGTGTTCATCGCCGAAATTACCAAGGCCTGCCATGACGTCGATAGGTCTTGGAAGAACACACCATTGGGCCAGGTGCTCCGCGCAGATCTGGTTTCGCCGCGGCCGCCAAAGGATCTTGATGAGCGGGCTGCTGACAGTATCCGACTCTGGCAAAAAGACATTCTTGAGATGATCCGTGAAGAAGGTGCTGGCAAGCGAAAAACCGCCCGCATAGCTGCCTTTGGGGTCAACGGCGTCGCGGTCATTTTGATGGTTGTAGTTTTTGCCTCGACCGCGGGTTTGACCGGACTTGAAATCGGTATTGCCGGCGGGTCTGCTGTAGTGGGCCAGAAGCTGTTGGAAGCGATATTTGGCGAGGATGCTGTCCGGCGCATGGCAACCAGGGCGCGCAAGATGTTGGATGCACGAGCGGAAGCTTTGATTGGCAAGAGCGTGCAGTTATACGCGGACGGGCTGGATCATGTGGCGCAACCGAAAGCGGCCCTGGCCTTGAACAAAGTCACTGATCGATTGAACGGCAAGGGGGCTAAATAA
- a CDS encoding sensor histidine kinase, giving the protein MKEELIFANPHRRIDGWIRANPRRIDFITGLIYTLFCVPGTLGFAGAMSGSAVLSIFAIALLQTVPLMVRRQYPWAATLVVAFGHILQLGFDSLVLPSQFSVPIMVYTMAVYGKRWQSFSTLALGLTGAVLATFSMFNPFRDVSDPTPSMTLNMLVSFVGLALVVTVSWTFGDLARTRRLAMKSLQDHAERLEKERVMERALAASDERNHIAREMHDIVAHSLSVIITQANGARYAAVNDPQIAIDTLKTVSDTGRASLKEMRRLLGVLRKDEELQNRPLPGLSDISDLVELAKNSGLTVQLTTIGTPRKELPAGAELTAYRCVQESLTNVLKHAGANAVAEVILGWTYRGLELQIKDDGRGAGAIKLEGAGQGLLGMKERVALYEGTCNAGPQSSGGFAVAVFIPYSED; this is encoded by the coding sequence TTGAAGGAAGAATTGATTTTTGCCAATCCCCACCGTCGAATTGACGGTTGGATCCGAGCGAATCCCCGACGAATAGACTTCATCACGGGTCTGATCTACACCCTATTCTGTGTCCCCGGAACACTCGGTTTCGCGGGCGCGATGTCAGGCTCCGCCGTACTTTCAATCTTCGCCATCGCCCTGTTGCAAACCGTCCCTTTGATGGTGCGAAGGCAATACCCTTGGGCAGCGACACTTGTCGTGGCTTTCGGCCACATCCTGCAGCTAGGCTTTGACAGCCTCGTGCTGCCATCGCAATTCTCAGTCCCAATCATGGTTTACACGATGGCAGTGTACGGAAAACGCTGGCAGTCCTTCAGCACCCTTGCCCTCGGTCTGACCGGTGCCGTCTTGGCCACCTTCAGCATGTTCAACCCTTTCCGTGACGTTTCCGACCCCACACCGTCGATGACGCTGAACATGTTGGTCTCCTTTGTGGGTCTTGCCCTCGTTGTCACCGTCTCGTGGACCTTTGGCGACCTTGCCCGCACTCGACGCTTGGCCATGAAATCCCTACAGGATCATGCCGAACGGCTTGAAAAAGAACGCGTCATGGAAAGAGCCTTGGCGGCGTCTGATGAACGTAATCATATTGCCCGAGAAATGCACGACATCGTTGCCCACTCGCTATCTGTCATCATCACGCAGGCGAACGGTGCCCGCTATGCGGCGGTCAATGACCCGCAGATTGCCATTGATACTCTCAAGACGGTGTCGGACACCGGACGCGCTTCGCTCAAGGAAATGCGTAGGCTTCTCGGCGTCCTCCGTAAAGACGAAGAACTTCAGAACCGGCCCTTGCCAGGCCTATCTGACATCTCGGATCTCGTGGAGCTAGCCAAGAATTCAGGCCTGACGGTACAGCTGACCACCATAGGCACTCCGCGAAAAGAACTGCCCGCTGGCGCCGAGCTCACCGCGTACCGTTGCGTTCAAGAATCCCTGACTAATGTGCTCAAACATGCCGGAGCTAACGCTGTCGCCGAGGTAATCCTCGGATGGACTTACCGAGGCCTAGAGCTGCAGATCAAAGACGACGGGCGTGGCGCAGGAGCTATCAAGCTAGAGGGAGCCGGCCAGGGGCTGCTCGGCATGAAGGAACGCGTAGCCTTGTACGAGGGAACTTGCAACGCTGGCCCACAATCCTCCGGCGGATTCGCCGTCGCCGTATTCATTCCATACTCCGAGGACTAA
- a CDS encoding fumarylacetoacetate hydrolase family protein, with the protein MKIARFVVDGDPLYGVVDGNDIHVLAGDPFFQGIKTTGATHSLDDVRLVAPIIPRSKVVGFGRTYREHAKELGNEIPQEPLMFLKPNTSVVGHGDPVTLPAFSDEVSFEGELAVVIGRICKDVPADKAQDVIFGYTVANDLTARDAQRKDPQWARAKGFDGSCPLGPWIETELSDPDDVSIVTRVNGDVRQDGSTNEMIWPVNELVARASEAFTLLPGDVIMTGTPAGVGLVNAGDVVEIEVEGIGSLRSVFRR; encoded by the coding sequence ATGAAAATTGCAAGATTTGTAGTAGACGGTGACCCGCTCTATGGAGTCGTCGATGGAAACGACATCCATGTCCTAGCAGGTGACCCTTTCTTCCAGGGAATCAAGACCACCGGTGCAACCCACAGCCTTGACGATGTTCGACTGGTGGCTCCAATCATCCCGCGCTCCAAGGTCGTTGGATTCGGACGCACCTACCGCGAGCATGCCAAGGAACTCGGCAACGAGATCCCGCAGGAACCACTGATGTTCCTGAAGCCAAACACTTCCGTGGTTGGCCATGGGGATCCTGTCACCTTGCCTGCGTTTTCAGATGAAGTTTCCTTCGAAGGGGAACTTGCAGTAGTCATCGGACGGATTTGCAAGGACGTCCCTGCCGACAAAGCACAGGACGTGATCTTCGGATACACCGTTGCCAATGACCTGACCGCACGGGATGCTCAACGCAAAGACCCTCAGTGGGCCCGCGCCAAGGGATTCGATGGTTCTTGCCCATTGGGTCCATGGATCGAAACTGAATTGTCTGATCCAGATGATGTCAGCATCGTCACCCGAGTCAATGGGGATGTCCGGCAAGACGGATCAACCAACGAGATGATCTGGCCCGTTAATGAACTTGTTGCCCGAGCTTCCGAGGCATTCACCCTTTTGCCAGGAGATGTCATCATGACCGGGACACCTGCAGGCGTGGGATTAGTTAATGCCGGAGATGTCGTGGAAATTGAGGTTGAAGGAATCGGTTCATTACGAAGTGTATTCCGACGCTGA
- the gltX gene encoding glutamate--tRNA ligase → MTDLSLIPVVTEDTPVRVRFCPSPTGTPHVGLIRTALFNWAYARHTGGKMIFRIEDTDAKRDSEESYNQVLDALGWLGIDWDEGVNVGGPHEPYRQSQRGEIYQDVIAKLRAAGHVYESYSTPDEIEARHKAAGRDPKLGYDNFDRELTDEQKAAFKAEGREPVLRVRMPDHDVTFDDLVRGEITFKAGSVPDFVVVRANGQPLYTLVNPVDDALMGITHVLRGEDLLSSTPRQVVLYALLHDIGVAQYMPRFGHLPYVMGQGNKKLSKRDPESSLFLHRDNGFIPEGLLNYLALLGWSLSADEDIFSREQLVEAFDVTDVLSNPARFDVKKAEAINGTHVRMLEPQDFRDRLVPYLQAADLLGSELTARENEILDQAAPLVQERIALLGEATDMLEFLFKSDDEIVIADNALKGMPANLVEVVEASVEALEALSDWNAETIQGALRAKLVDELELKPRQAFGPARVAISGKRVSPPLFESMEILGRDSSLNRLRAFGASR, encoded by the coding sequence ATGACTGATCTATCGCTGATTCCTGTAGTAACCGAAGACACCCCGGTCCGCGTCCGCTTTTGCCCATCACCCACTGGTACGCCACACGTTGGCCTGATCCGCACGGCCCTGTTCAACTGGGCCTATGCTCGTCACACCGGCGGCAAGATGATTTTCCGCATCGAAGACACCGATGCGAAGCGTGATTCGGAAGAAAGCTACAACCAGGTACTCGATGCCTTGGGCTGGTTGGGTATCGACTGGGACGAAGGCGTAAACGTCGGGGGACCGCACGAGCCTTACCGCCAGTCTCAGCGAGGCGAGATCTACCAGGACGTCATTGCCAAGCTGCGCGCTGCTGGCCACGTTTACGAGTCCTACTCGACTCCAGATGAGATCGAAGCCCGTCACAAGGCGGCTGGCCGAGACCCAAAGCTTGGCTACGACAACTTTGACCGCGAGCTCACTGACGAGCAGAAAGCCGCTTTCAAGGCTGAAGGGCGCGAGCCTGTGCTGCGTGTGCGCATGCCAGATCACGACGTCACCTTCGATGACTTGGTCCGCGGAGAAATCACGTTCAAGGCCGGCAGCGTTCCGGACTTCGTAGTTGTTCGTGCAAACGGACAGCCCTTGTACACCTTGGTAAACCCAGTTGACGATGCATTGATGGGTATCACCCATGTGCTTCGTGGCGAAGACCTGCTGTCCTCAACCCCTCGCCAGGTGGTGTTGTACGCGCTGCTTCACGATATTGGTGTTGCACAGTACATGCCTCGTTTCGGCCACCTCCCATACGTCATGGGCCAGGGCAACAAGAAGCTTTCCAAGCGTGATCCAGAATCAAGCTTGTTCTTGCACCGCGACAACGGATTCATCCCAGAAGGCTTGCTCAACTACTTGGCACTGCTCGGATGGTCGCTCAGCGCAGACGAGGACATCTTCTCCCGCGAGCAGCTCGTTGAGGCATTCGATGTAACCGATGTCCTTTCGAACCCGGCTCGATTCGACGTCAAGAAGGCGGAAGCAATCAACGGCACGCACGTGCGCATGCTGGAGCCACAAGACTTCCGCGACCGACTGGTTCCTTACCTTCAGGCCGCGGATCTGCTCGGCTCGGAACTGACTGCTCGCGAGAACGAGATCCTTGATCAGGCAGCTCCCTTGGTCCAGGAACGCATCGCGCTCCTGGGTGAAGCAACGGACATGCTCGAATTCCTGTTCAAGTCTGATGATGAAATTGTCATTGCCGACAACGCGCTCAAGGGGATGCCAGCCAACCTTGTTGAGGTTGTTGAAGCCTCGGTTGAAGCATTGGAAGCTTTGTCAGATTGGAATGCGGAAACCATCCAGGGCGCGCTTCGTGCCAAGCTGGTTGACGAGTTGGAGCTCAAGCCACGCCAAGCCTTTGGTCCTGCACGTGTAGCGATCTCCGGTAAGCGAGTATCGCCACCGCTCTTCGAGTCCATGGAAATCCTGGGCCGCGATTCGAGCCTCAACCGTCTTCGCGCATTTGGAGCGTCTCGGTAA
- the galE gene encoding UDP-glucose 4-epimerase GalE — protein sequence MHVLVTGGAGYIGSHAVLLLLEAGHKVSVFDNLSNSSPESLRRVREMSGSAPDLFIGDLLDSDRLDSVLSQTQPDAVIHFGGLKAVGESVQKPISYYQNNVVGTLNLVSAMEKAGVKRLVFSSSATVYAESTELPLVEGAQRDASNPYGRTKLHIEQILEDLAVSDSSWSIATLRYFNPVGAHPSGNIGEDPQGIPNNLMPFIAQVAVGRRSEVQVFGNDYPTYDGTGVRDYIHVMDLAQGHLDALDFLNSHNGQYVWNLGTGSGTSVLDVIGAFSRACGRQLPYKLVDRRPGDIAEYYGDPTTARLELGWKAERGVEEMARDMWEWQSKNPAGYPDYDLDGISEEEINEFIRGARASIVKEK from the coding sequence ATGCACGTACTGGTAACTGGCGGTGCAGGCTACATAGGTTCGCACGCAGTGCTCCTATTGCTCGAAGCTGGCCACAAAGTTTCTGTCTTCGATAATCTCAGCAATTCTTCGCCTGAGTCGTTGCGCCGCGTTCGAGAAATGTCTGGTTCTGCTCCGGATCTATTCATTGGCGATTTGCTCGACAGTGACCGGTTGGATTCAGTTTTGAGCCAGACCCAGCCCGACGCTGTAATTCATTTCGGCGGGTTGAAGGCCGTTGGCGAATCAGTGCAAAAGCCAATTTCCTATTACCAGAACAATGTTGTTGGCACCTTGAACCTGGTTTCCGCGATGGAAAAGGCCGGCGTGAAGCGTTTGGTCTTCAGCTCTTCCGCAACGGTCTACGCCGAGTCCACCGAATTGCCGTTGGTTGAAGGCGCCCAGCGGGATGCCTCAAATCCCTATGGCCGCACCAAGCTGCATATCGAGCAGATCCTTGAAGATCTTGCAGTCTCCGACTCCTCGTGGTCCATCGCCACCTTGCGCTACTTCAACCCAGTCGGTGCTCATCCATCGGGGAATATCGGCGAGGACCCACAGGGTATCCCGAACAACCTCATGCCTTTTATTGCTCAGGTTGCCGTTGGACGCCGAAGCGAAGTTCAAGTCTTTGGCAATGATTACCCGACCTATGACGGCACGGGTGTACGCGACTACATTCACGTCATGGACCTCGCCCAGGGACACTTGGACGCATTGGACTTCCTGAACAGCCACAACGGGCAATACGTTTGGAACCTCGGAACGGGAAGCGGAACCAGCGTGCTTGACGTCATCGGCGCATTCTCACGAGCCTGCGGCCGCCAGCTGCCATACAAATTGGTAGACCGCCGCCCAGGCGACATTGCCGAGTATTACGGTGATCCAACCACAGCTCGCCTGGAGCTCGGCTGGAAGGCCGAACGTGGCGTAGAGGAAATGGCCCGAGATATGTGGGAATGGCAGTCCAAAAACCCTGCCGGATACCCGGATTATGATCTTGACGGAATTTCTGAAGAAGAAATTAACGAATTCATTCGCGGGGCCCGCGCGTCAATCGTCAAAGAAAAGTAG
- a CDS encoding 3-isopropylmalate dehydrogenase yields the protein MANEIDIAVIPGDGIGPEVVTEAVKVLKFVTNGGKQDVKLTYYKLGAEHWLETGETLPDETLASIKQHDAILFGAVGAAPGDTRIPSGIIEREMLLKLRFSLDHYVNLRPSKLYPGIESPLSNPGAIDFIVVREGTEGPYVGNGGSVRTGTSHEIATEVSVNTAYGVERVVRDAFRRASERERKHVTLVHKHNVLVHAGHLWKRTVEAVAVEFPEVTHDYLHVDAATIFLTTDPSRFDVIVTDNLFGDILTDQAGAITGGIGLAASGNINMDRTYPSMFEPVHGSAPDIAGQQKADPTAAILSVALMLDHLGLSEEARSVEQAVEKEITSRQELTDNRTTSEIGDAIVALLA from the coding sequence ATGGCAAATGAAATTGATATTGCGGTCATTCCAGGCGACGGTATTGGCCCAGAAGTTGTAACTGAAGCGGTCAAGGTTCTGAAATTCGTCACCAACGGTGGCAAGCAAGACGTCAAGCTCACTTACTACAAGCTGGGTGCAGAGCACTGGTTGGAAACCGGCGAGACTCTTCCGGATGAGACCCTTGCCTCGATCAAGCAGCACGATGCGATTCTCTTCGGCGCAGTAGGTGCGGCGCCGGGCGACACCCGCATTCCATCTGGGATCATCGAGCGTGAAATGCTCCTGAAGCTCCGCTTCTCGCTGGACCACTATGTGAACCTGCGTCCATCCAAGTTGTACCCAGGCATCGAAAGTCCGCTGTCCAACCCGGGAGCAATCGACTTCATCGTGGTGCGTGAAGGTACTGAAGGCCCGTATGTCGGCAATGGCGGCTCAGTCCGCACTGGCACCTCGCATGAAATCGCAACCGAAGTTTCGGTCAACACGGCCTACGGTGTCGAGCGCGTTGTCCGTGACGCGTTCCGCCGCGCCTCAGAGCGTGAACGCAAGCATGTCACGCTGGTGCACAAGCACAATGTCCTGGTGCACGCTGGCCACTTGTGGAAGCGCACGGTAGAGGCAGTGGCAGTGGAGTTCCCTGAAGTCACTCACGATTACCTTCACGTTGACGCTGCGACCATTTTCCTGACAACTGATCCATCTCGATTTGATGTCATCGTCACGGACAATCTCTTCGGAGATATCCTGACTGACCAAGCAGGCGCAATCACCGGCGGCATCGGTTTGGCAGCAAGCGGCAACATCAACATGGACCGCACCTACCCCTCGATGTTTGAGCCGGTGCACGGTTCAGCGCCAGATATTGCCGGGCAGCAGAAGGCGGATCCAACTGCGGCTATTCTTTCGGTGGCCTTGATGCTTGATCATCTCGGATTGTCAGAAGAAGCACGCTCGGTTGAGCAAGCTGTTGAAAAAGAGATCACTTCGCGTCAAGAATTGACCGATAATCGCACCACGAGTGAAATCGGCGATGCAATTGTCGCGTTACTGGCATAA